The genomic stretch TTGTATTTTTGTAGTAGTGGTACATTAGTTATCAACTGCTGCTTAATGAATTACCACAAACCTAGCAGTTAAACGACACACGTTTATTGTCTCATAGTTTCTATGGGTCAAGAGTCTGGGTATGGCTTACCTGGGCCCTCCACTTCTGGGTCTCTCACAAGGTTGCAGTCAAAATGCCAAAGATGGGATCTCATCTGAGTTGTGACTGAGGAAGGATCCACTTCCACCCTCACATGGATGTTGGCAGGACTCAGTTCTCTGTCAGTCACTCACACAGACAGAGGGCCTCATTTCCTTGCTGGCTACTGACCAGAACCCAccttcagttccttgccacatgggctTCTTCATATGGTGGCTTTCTTCATCAAAGCCAGCAAACCAGCAAGGGAGAGTGTCAATAGAGAAAATCTCATAGTAGGTGGAACTTACAGTCTTAGGTAATCACAGAAGTGACATCCTATCAGTTTTACCATACTCTATTGGTAGCTCGGCCATGCTTTATTCTTTCTCACTCCCACACCTGTATTACTCCCATTCCTTCTACTTGGCTGACCTGTTTCTCTGAACCCCTGACACTAAAtaaagaaaagatataaaatCCTCTGTTAAATCTAAAATAAAGATTAACCCTCCTACCTGTCTGTCTGTTAATTTTGAGTTACCTTTTCTCCTCAAGTTATATGATGTGTTGTTTCAGATGGTGGTGTGAGGACTGAGAACCTGACATTAGAAGTGAAGCAGGAACGTTATGAAGAACCATTATGGTGTAGGGAGGGGTCTGATGGACATGATGAAACTGTGTGTCAGCATGCCACATACAGAGGAGACAGTGAGCCTAGTGGAAGTTTGGAGTTGCAGGATGGGGATGCCACAGGTGAAAAAACATATGAATGTGATGAATGTAGGAAAACCTTCACTTGGATAAGAGGCCTTCAGATGCATAGGAGGATCCACATTGGGAAGAAACCATATTCCAGTACAGAATATGTAAAGGCCTTCATCAGACGTGGAGAACTTACCCAGCATCAGGGGCTTCAAAGCAAGGGAAAACCTTATCAGTGTAAAGAGTGTGGCAAAGGCTTCAGTCAGAAAGCAGGCCTCTCCCAACATCTCAAAATCCACACTGGAGAAAAGCCCCATCAATGTAATAAATGTGGCAAATTTTTTAGTCAGAGATCAGTTCTTACAAAGCATCAAAGCCTCCACACTGGAAAGAAACCTTTTGAATGTATATACTGTGGGAAAACCTTCTGCCATAGTGCAGACCTCACTGAACATAGGCAattccacaacaaagagaagcctcatgaatgtaatgaatgtgggaaaaccTTCAGGCAGCGTTCAAATCTTACTGAGCATCAGCGAATTCACAGTAAAGAAAAACTATGAATGTAAAGTATGTGGAAAAGCCTTCGCTCAGTATGCAGGACTTAACCAACACCGGagaatccacactggagagaaaccttttgAATGTCCTGTATGTGGATGAGCCTTTAGCCGGAGCTCAGAACTTATAATACATCACAGAATTCACTCAGGGgaaaaaccctatgaatgtgCCGACTGTGGAAAAACCTTTAGAGTGAACTCAACCCTGGTCATACATCAGAGAagtcacactggagagaagccctataAATGTGATGAGTGTGGTGAAGCCTTCAGTCAACACTCAGGCCTCAACAAACACAAGTTAGGAGGGAAGCACGGAAACCCTCCTAAAccaagaaaatatatgtgtgaTGTATGTGGGAAGACCTTTACGCAGTTAACTGGCCTGAGAAACCACAAAAGAATCCACACTGGGGATAAGACCTACCAATGTCCTGAGTGTGGCAAGGCCTTCACAAGGGGAGAGCATCTTATTGAACATCAGGGGATTCACAACAAGGAGAAGCCTTATCAATGTAAAGAGTGTGGCAAAGGCTTCAGTCAGAAGACAGGTCTTAGTCATCATCTCAAAATCCACACAGTAGAGAAACCTTTCAAATGTTCTGAATGTGGGCGAGCCTTCAGCTGTAAGTCAAATCTCAATAAACATAAGAGAGTCCACTCTGAGGAAAAATCCTGTACATGTAAATAGTGTGGGAAGGCATGCAAGCAGAGCGCAATGCTGATCCAACATCAGAGAGGCCACATCCTACTAAGCCCCAGCAGTGGTGAAGGAGGTGAAGCCTTCAGTAGAAGCTCAGTTCTGATTAAGCACCAGAGAATCCACTAAAATGACTCCGTGCCAAGGTGTTTGGTGACAACTTCAAGtagaattcacattttttttaagtgagataaAATGTTTCTTGAACTTCCTTATTTAAAGAACGTCAGAGAGAACACATTGAAGAGTTGTTTAAAggtcaataaatgctggaaaagtTGGGATTTTGGAAAAGTAAACATCAACAAGAAATTTACCTGTGATTACCTTTGTTAAATGCAGTGAAGCGTCATTTAATACAATGAAAAGGTACACAAGggcagctgtaaaaaatacattttatactgAATTCATGagtttttatgttttgctttttcacATCATTCTGATTTCTAACTAGCCTTAGCCTAGTCTATTGTTGAAATTGCTTCTCAGTACCAGTTGAGGTCATAGGACTATCCAAGAGCTTAAAATGTGTGAGATGAGTTGTCTCTGTTTCCCTCCCACCTTGGCTACCTAACCAAGCCTCTTGACCATAAGTGGTCAAGGGTGGCCTGCAGACCCTTCCTGATCCCCACCCCCAGAACTAGCATTTCCTGGTGAAAAAGGACATGTTATATTCTAAGTGATACGGAGATCATAGAGGTTTGGGCCCCCAGTACATCAAAATCTAGTGTGGCCATCATGGCTAAAGCACAGAGCATACATTTTGATTGTGAACACAGCTTCTTGAGCTCACAACAGAGGGCAAAAGAGAAGAGGGGAAAGCAAGCCTTTCATTCCAGCATTTTCCATCTCCTACAAAGTATATTTATAGAACTGAAACCTCTTTCAGCTTCAGCACTGCCTATCTCCCTCATTCAATGTAGTGAGGGACTTTGCTGAAGCTGATGATAGTTTTCAAGTACTGGAAGaatatttcctcatttttgtGACTGCTTCTGACTTCTACTAGAGTTACAGTATTTATAGGGCAACATAATTCCCTGTCAATAGAAAGAAACTCTGGCCCAGCTATGGTAAAAAATTTTGGTGAATTTAAGTCTCCCTTAGGCTATCTAGTCTGCTAATTTGTCATTCTTTCgcttttcttttctgctctaCTGCCTCTGATCCTCTGAATATAAGACTTGAAACTTTCCTGGTCATAGAGAATGTTTCCCATTGTCTCTATAGTTTTTACTTTTCACTTCCATGGTGAATAGAAGTGTCGTTTCTCTTACAGGCCAGTGATATTTAACTATCTCCAGGTTCCAGCCTATCCATATAAATACaatgttttcttaaaagaaatggCAAATACGGGAGCATCAAAAGTTATTAAATGTTATGTCAGTCCTTAAAACCCAATTCAAGTGTGAATCGCCACAAGTCCAACACttttttgagatgtaattgacatattagCTTCTGATCTACAACAAaacaatatttgtatatactgtgaatcaccacaataagtctacttAATATCCATCAACAcatacagttaattttttttctttcaatgagaacacttaagatctactctcttagcaactttcaaatatacagtacagtattaactatagtcaccatgctgtacattacatccccatgacatcTATAACTGGAGGATTGTACCTTTTGacacccttcacccatttcacccctaccctctctcccacctctggcaaccaccaatctattctctgtatctgtgagtttggtttgttcttgttttagattccacatataagtgagatcgtatggtatttgtctttctctgtctgacttatttcactcatcataatgtcctcaagttgttgcaaatggcaatattttcttttttatggctgaactatatgcacacacacacattttctttatccattcatctactgatggacacttaggttgctttcatgtgctggctattgtaaataatgcagtgAACAGGGGCAGGAGGAGCATTGCGGGctggtgcagatatctttttgagttcgTGTTTTTGTTCCCTTTGGATAAATAGCAAGGAATGGAATTGCCAGATCATGTtctattttttgaggaatctcaatactgttttccataatggctgcacctatttacattcccaccaacagtgtacaagcattccctttttgccacatcctaccaacacttatttcttgtctttttgataattgccattctaacaggtgtgaggtaatatctccttgtggttttaatttgcatttccctgatgattggtgaCATAGAGctccttttcatgtacctattgaccatctgtgtcttctttgggaaaacgTCTAtgcagatcctctgcccattttttaatctttttttttccttttgagttgTATAAGTTGTTTATACGTCTTGGACATTAACCCCCTATTCAGATAAGtgattttgcagatattttctcccatttggcaggtaggttgccttttcattttgttgatggtttcttttgctgtgcagaagctttttaatttgatgtagcctcacttttttttcttttacatttgttgcctttgcttttggtatcaaatccAAAAAATGATCACCAAGACCAGGATCAAGGAGACTACCCCCTATGTTTTTTCTAGGAgtcttatggtttcaggtcttaaatccattttgacttaatttttgtgtatggtgtaagatagtggcccagtttcattcttttgcatgtggtggTCCAGTTTCCttaacactatttattgaagggactgtctttctCCTTGTATATTCTTGGaccctttgttgtaaattaa from Mesoplodon densirostris isolate mMesDen1 chromosome 10, mMesDen1 primary haplotype, whole genome shotgun sequence encodes the following:
- the LOC132497339 gene encoding LOW QUALITY PROTEIN: zinc finger protein 595-like (The sequence of the model RefSeq protein was modified relative to this genomic sequence to represent the inferred CDS: inserted 2 bases in 1 codon; substituted 1 base at 1 genomic stop codon); amino-acid sequence: MHRRIHIGKKPYSSTEYVKAFIRRGELTQHQGLQSKGKPYQCKECGKGFSQKAGLSQHLKIHTGEKPHQCNKCGKFFSQRSVLTKHQSLHTGKKPFECIYCGKTFCHSADLTEHRQFHNKEKPHECNECGKTFRQRSNLTEHQRIHSKEKXYECKVCGKAFAQYAGLNQHRRIHTGEKPFECPVCGXAFSRSSELIIHHRIHSGEKPYECADCGKTFRVNSTLVIHQRSHTGEKPYKCDECGEAFSQHSGLNKHKLGGKHGNPPKPRKYMCDVCGKTFTQLTGLRNHKRIHTGDKTYQCPECGKAFTRGEHLIEHQGIHNKEKPYQCKECGKGFSQKTGLSHHLKIHTVEKPFKCSECGRAFSCKSNLNKHKRVHSEEKSCTCK